CGTTTCCGGTTCGACCGCCATCGTGACCGTCCTGCACCCAGCGGCCGGCCGTCGTGTAGCTCCCAGTGTACGCGTCGTTCGTGAATGGTTTCGGAACTGACTCTCCGTCAGCGATTCCGGGAACGTTCGGGGTGGTACAGCCGGCGAAGGCTAGGACACCTCCACCGGCTACCGTCTGTTGGAGGAGCTGTCGACGCGTCAGCGGAGCCATATTCTCAGTGGCTCGAGCTGGGAGAAACGTCTTCTGGAGGGACAAACAGTTGTTCGCGTCAATTGGGACCGCCTCGAAAGCTCCCGGACGCTCGCCGGCCGCGAACCGCTGCACGCCTCGTTCCTACGGTGCTTGCGTCGTGGGGGCACGTCGAACGCCCGGCCCCTTTCAGTCCCACCCGGAACTGTTGTGGGGCCAGCGCTCTCAATCGGTTGGCTAGTGTGATTGATACGGCCCGCCCCGCTCGCCGCTGCCGCCCTCCGCTTGGCTCACGGCTCCCTGCGGTCGCCGTTCGCATCGAGGCGCTCCCTGCTCGCGGGTCGCGGTGCTCCCCGCTCGCTGACGTGGTCTCCCGTCGGTCGACCACGCAACGGTCGTGCCTCGCTTCGCTCGCGACCGACCATTCCGGGCATGCGGGCGCTCTCCGCACTGCCCGCGCCCGTTCCGGGCTGAAGTGCATGTGCCCTCGGCGCCAGCGGGAAAGCGTGGGGGGTTGCGCGGCGTGGCTGCTCACCCCCCACGCTTTCTCCGCTGGTCGCTCGCTCCGGGCGGGTCGGCGCGCGGCGCTGGGTGGGGTCGCCGTCGCGGGCGCGCTCTCGCTCGCGCCCACAGGGCGCTCGCGAAGGCGCGAGCGAGAGCGCGCAGTCGTGACTGGTCGGTTTGTGAGGAAATCCCCGTGCTGGAACACGGGGTGTCGGGCGCGTCGTGAGCGCCTTCGGAGACAGCAGTGGAACGTAATCGTGTCTTCGATGAAAAGGATTCGGCAGTATCGAGCGGGAATCAGGACATCGCGGACGAGAGCCCGGAGCTGCAGGCGACGGTCGAGTTGCGGACGCAGGCGAAAGTCGATTCGGAGGCGATCGAGAAGGTCGCCGACACGGACGAGCTGGATCACCCGTACGGGATGACGCTGGAAGCCGAGGAGAAGTGGGAGGCCCGGGAGGCCGAGAAGGAGCGGACGCGCGAGCGACGGCGGACGCAGTCGTCGCTGCGCGAGCAGGGCAGTCGGGTGAGCGCGGGCCGGCGGGCGACACAGAGCCAGCGCGCGTTTCGCGAGCGGGCGGCGAGCGTGGATCCGGCGTTCGACCCGACGACGGACCCCCGGGAGGAACTGGAGCGTGACCAGGTGGCGGCGGTAAACGAGCAAGCCGAGCGGATCGCGAGCGAGGTGCGCGAGAGCGGGACGCGAGCGGCCGTGAGTCGGCGGCTGGCCGAGCAGGTGCACCGCGGGAAGAGCGTCCTGAGCGCGAGCGTGGCCGTAACCGAGGCCGAGCGGCGCCGGCCCGGGACGGTCGTCCCCATCGACGAGTTGGAGGCGGTTTCGCGCACGGAGGTGAGCATCGCGGGTCGCGTCGAGGAACTGTGGGATCCCTCCCATCCGAGCATCGCGCAGGTCGGGCTCGTCGCGGACGACACGGGAAAGACCCGTGTGACGGTGTGGAAGAAATCGAACGCCCCCCGGATGGACGAGGGCGAACGGGTTCGGATCCGCGGTGCGGCCCGGAACTGGTACGAGGGGCGCGTCTCGCTGGCCGTGACCCGGTCGACATCGATCCACTTCCCCGAGCGCGGTCGCTGGTGGGAGTAGGCTGATCGGGAGACTCTCTTTTTATTGTGGGCCGGACCAACCCAAGCCCCGCCGCCCCGCCCACCGCTCCGTGCTCGCTCCCTCCGGTCGCTGTGCGCGCAGCCACGACCCTGAGCTGTCGACTTATCCTTTCGCATAGAATCAGCTTGTCCGGGCACTACCCATCTCACCGGTAGTGTTCAGATAAGCTGGTTCCATGCGAAGGCGAACGCTTGAAGCCAATTTTCGACGGTGTCTGCTTCGGCGTGGCTAAAACAGTTTGAGAACTGGTTAGTTCGTCGTTTTAGTTCTCTGAAGACACGTTCAACGGCATTCCGATTACCATGTTTTTCGTATCTGTAATCGAGGCCGTGTCGGTGAAGTGCCGCTTGCAGCCACGGTGCGGAATCGACGAGAAAGAGCGCGTCATCGACGAGATGTTTGTCGCGGAGTTCCGCAAGAAACATCTCGGTAATCGCTTGATTTCTCGTCGGAGAGAGCTTCACGTGCAACAAACGATTCGTGTCGGGATCGACGGCAGCGTACAGCCAGAACCGTTGGTCGTTGAGCTGGATCACGGTCTCGTCAACCGCGACGTGATCCGGATTGGCGCCATCGAGGGGCTGTAGATCGGCCTTCTGAACCCAGTTGTGAACGGTCGTTCGACAGCGGTCGACACCCAACCTATCGAGAATTGAAACGGTATCCGAAAGTGATAGTCCAGCCAAATGGAGTCGGATACCGAGCTTCATCGCCGGCTCGGGTGTCGCCTCTCGCTCCACAAAATCTAACTCGAAGCAATCGCTACCTCCGTCGAGGCGGGCGATTTCGAGCATTGATCACTCAAAAATCGTTCCGCCTCACTCTTCATCCTTATCTGAACACCGCCATCTCACCCGCCGGCAGTTTTATAAAACTCCACACAGTGTTTGCTACTGTACGGTAGCAAACAATGAAAACGAGATTACCGAACCGAGACACGCCGAGGGAGTTGGCGAATCGAGTGCGAAGCAATCTGGGCAAAAGGGTTAATACCCTGTCAGAGATACGGAACCGACATGGATTGCCATTCAACGGTGGCAAGGGTGGGGGCATGATCGACGGGACCGCCCTCGGTGGGTTCCCGGAGTACCTCGCGAAACAGGAGGCCGTCCTGATCGGAACCGTCGAGAACGAGCAACTGGAGAGCGATGTCGCGTACTACCTCCACGCACGCGGCGAGCTCGCGCTCGGGGAGTACGACCGATCCGAGGAGCGGTTCATCCCGAAACGGACGGTCGAGTCGGATTCGAGTATCATGAGCGACACCGTCCAGGCGCTCCTCGAGTCGGGAGTGGAGGTCACCCTCTCACCGATCGGCGAGGCCCTCAACGACGCCGCCCGGCTGTCGGGGGACGACGTCCTCGGGAAGAAACAGGCCCACGTGTATGCCCTGCGTGAGATCTATGGGTTCAGCCGTGGGGAGGCGGCAACCGTCCTCAACATCAGCCCGAGTACCGTCGATTCACAGCTGTACAGCGCCCGCGACCGGAAGAACTCCGCCGAGTCGTTCGTCGATACGCTCGATGAGATCGTCTCCGAAATGAACTAAGCACGGATCCCACCGCCCATGTACACACTCGACCGCGACCTCGAAGAACACATCACGGAACTTCCAGATGGATTCATTCGACTCGGCGGTCGGGACACGCCGTTCACCCTCCAGGGCGGCGGTGACAAGCGGATCGAGGCAGCACAGTTCCACCAGACACGGGACGCGAACATTCAGGAGCGAGACGAACTCCGGAACGACCCCGTAACACGCGATCTCGACGAATGGAAAGACGATCCAGGAGGGTACGACTTCCCGCACGTCGATACGATCCGCCACGAGGAACTCAAGGACCGTGCCACGCAGGCCGAGCAGTTCATCAGGGATATCGATCTGATCTCCGAAACCCGATTCGGCATCGATTTCCGGACCGACGGGCTGTATGGGCAGTACCTTCCGGGGATCGAGATCATCGAGATCGGGCAGGACTCGTTCGACTTCCTCGGCTACCGAACCGGTCCCGTCCTCGCTCACGAGGTCGGACACGTGTTCTACGACGCTGTCACACCGGATGCGGGTCATGCGGACAGCGACCCGATCTTCGAGACCGATCAACAGCGTACCGAAGCACAACGGATCAGCGAGCGGCTCCACGGACCGATCCCTGAATCGGACATCGACGGGATCTCCAGTTCCCGCATGAGCGAATCCGAGTTGTTCGCGGAGGTGTTCACCTCACTCGTCATCGAAGGCGAAGCCGCGGATCGGATCGCGCCGAACGCGAGCAAGCGCGTCCGTGACACGCTCATCGACCACTTCGACTACCGGATCCGATTGCTGTTCGACGGGTAGCCAGCCCCGTTCAGTTACTCCTCTCGGCGTTCCTCGTCCGTCCGATCGTCCGCGGCTTCGATTTCCGCATCAGACACTGACAGATTGATATCGCCGGATCCGGTGTGGGTGATGGAGAGACCCTCGCTCACACGAACGGACTCCGTTTCCGGTGTGTCGGAGAGTGCATCGTAGATCGCCTGTGCAGCGACTTTGCTTGCGACGCCGACAACGAACGAGACGACGACCGTCTCGGGGCCCGTCAGCGGGCGGACTTCTCTGTACTCGATCTCCGAATCGGTCTCCGAAGCGACCTGGTCGGCGAGGGACTCGATGATCGCCCCCGCTTCGTCCGTGGACAGGGTTCCTTCTTCCACCTCCCAGATGAGGTATTCCTCATGCT
This genomic stretch from Halobaculum roseum harbors:
- a CDS encoding IS6 family transposase, encoding MLEIARLDGGSDCFELDFVEREATPEPAMKLGIRLHLAGLSLSDTVSILDRLGVDRCRTTVHNWVQKADLQPLDGANPDHVAVDETVIQLNDQRFWLYAAVDPDTNRLLHVKLSPTRNQAITEMFLAELRDKHLVDDALFLVDSAPWLQAALHRHGLDYRYEKHGNRNAVERVFRELKRRTNQFSNCFSHAEADTVENWLQAFAFAWNQLI
- a CDS encoding sigma factor-like helix-turn-helix DNA-binding protein, whose product is MIDGTALGGFPEYLAKQEAVLIGTVENEQLESDVAYYLHARGELALGEYDRSEERFIPKRTVESDSSIMSDTVQALLESGVEVTLSPIGEALNDAARLSGDDVLGKKQAHVYALREIYGFSRGEAATVLNISPSTVDSQLYSARDRKNSAESFVDTLDEIVSEMN
- a CDS encoding OB-fold nucleic acid binding domain-containing protein, giving the protein MERNRVFDEKDSAVSSGNQDIADESPELQATVELRTQAKVDSEAIEKVADTDELDHPYGMTLEAEEKWEAREAEKERTRERRRTQSSLREQGSRVSAGRRATQSQRAFRERAASVDPAFDPTTDPREELERDQVAAVNEQAERIASEVRESGTRAAVSRRLAEQVHRGKSVLSASVAVTEAERRRPGTVVPIDELEAVSRTEVSIAGRVEELWDPSHPSIAQVGLVADDTGKTRVTVWKKSNAPRMDEGERVRIRGAARNWYEGRVSLAVTRSTSIHFPERGRWWE